The following DNA comes from Bacillota bacterium.
CCACCTCGTTCAGGGTCTCACCGCCCGGCAAACGGGTTTCCAGCGGCTTGGACCACCATTTCCTGGAGACGTCGGGGTACATGCGGATAATCTCCTCGCGGGTCAACCCCTCCCAATCACCGAAGTTGATCTCCCGCAATTCGGCCATCCGCTCTACTTCCGCCCCGTGCGGTTCCGCCAGGATGCGGGCGGTGTCGTAAGCCCGGCGCAGGTCGCTGGAGTAAAAACCCGCGAAACGCTGGTCCTTGAGCCTAAGCGCCAGGGCCCGGGCCTGCCGGATTCCGGACTCGCTCAGTAAGATATCCGCATGACCCTGATAACGGAGTTCGTAATTCCACAACGTTTCACCGTGCCGCACCAAGTACATCTTGCAGCCCAAGGATATCCTGCCTCCTTCTTCGAGAAAGGACCACACTGCGGACAGGCTGCGCCCAAAACCACCCGCATCAATCGGTCCAAAGTTCCTTTACCTTGCGCACCAGTTCGTCTATGAGGTGGGGCAATGGTTCGGACTTCAGGCCCACAATGGTGGTTCTCCCCGGAATCAAGGGCAGCAAGATTTTGGCCGCGGTACTCTGAGCGATGGCTTCGGCCATTTTGGGGGTGAGTTCCCCCAGCATGGAATTGGGTACGACTATGCTGATCGGGCCGACAATGAGGTCCACTCTCCCGGCGTTCAACACGACGGCGTTTTCCCCGCTTGCACCCTCGTTCGCTCCGGCCCGCAGCATTACCGCCGTGGCCAGAGCGTTCGTGCCCAGAGCGAGAATTTCCGCTCCCTCGGGGAGTTCTTTTCTCAGTTTTTCCGTGATGTGCTTACCTATGCCGCC
Coding sequences within:
- the cobC gene encoding alpha-ribazole phosphatase, which gives rise to MGCKMYLVRHGETLWNYELRYQGHADILLSESGIRQARALALRLKDQRFAGFYSSDLRRAYDTARILAEPHGAEVERMAELREINFGDWEGLTREEIIRMYPDVSRKWWSKPLETRLPGGETLNEVADRCVRALQAIAARHPDDQVLVAAHGGSIRASVALLMRMDLNQYWRLRQDNAALTVVELFEPDRAQLLLFNDTCHL
- a CDS encoding DUF3842 family protein, which encodes MRIAVVDGQGGGIGKHITEKLRKELPEGAEILALGTNALATAVMLRAGANEGASGENAVVLNAGRVDLIVGPISIVVPNSMLGELTPKMAEAIAQSTAAKILLPLIPGRTTIVGLKSEPLPHLIDELVRKVKELWTD